The genomic stretch GTAAACATCCGGCCAGCAAGGAGGGGTATTCCGACAACATCGAAAAAGTTTTCGTCCACCTCCAGGTGATGGATCGCACTCTGTGGTCCCTCCGGATACGAGCGGCCTTCCACGAAAATGTCGTCTGATATCTGGCCGCCCGTAAGCAATGCGATATCGGAGAATGTCGCCGCACGTACGCCGGGAACCCCCTGCAGTCTCTCCAGGATTTCTCGATACCTCGATGCAATCTTCGCATCATCGTAACGATTCAGCCGCGGATCGACTTCAAACAAGACGATGTTGTTCGGATTAAACCCGACGTCGGCCTGGCGAAGGTTCCGGAGGGTCTGCATAAACAAGCCCGCGCCAATCAGCAGAATTAACGAGATCGCCACCTGAGCAACCAGGAGTGATTTACTGAGAAGTCCATTGGACCGCACGATGGTGCGGCTGTTTTCTTTAAGAGCGGCCCCGGACCGGTCCGCTGTGGTGCGGAATGCGGGCATCACTCCAAACAGCACGCCGGCAGCAAACGCGAGCACAAATACGAACAGAAAAAACCGCCAATCGAGCGGCGCCTCAGCGGCAGGCCCCGGTAGTAGTTGTTTGCCCCAGTACGCGGCGAACATGCCGAGAACGGCCCCCATCGATGCCAGCAATACGCTTTCAGTCAGCACCTGGCGAATAAGGCGTATCCGGGTCGCGCCGATCGACAATCGGATGGAGATTTCCTTTTGCCGTGCGGCGGCCCGGGACAGTAACAGATTCGCGACATTGGCGCATACGATCAGAAGCACAAGGACGACAACAACCGACAGGATGCCGGCCTGGCGAAGCGCAGTCGAATACACGTCATAGGTGCCGTGGCTCGCGGAACTGATCCGCAGGTGCGGGACATCGAGTCGATTACGATTTCGGGATGTCTCCCGTTGTTCAGGAGTCAGAGACTCGATGTAGGCATTCAAATGCGCATGCGTCGTATTCTCGAAAACCGTTTCGAGATTCGCCTGAACTTGTTGCGCGGTTGTTCCCGGCTTCAATCTTCCGACAATCTGGAGCCACCAGTTCGTACCCTGGCTCAGGAACGGGCGGCCCGGAATGGCGGGACTCACCTGGGCGGTCATCGCCAGAGGGAACGAAACATCCGGCGCGTGATTGACGGCATATTGGATACCCGTAAAGTCCGGCGCGATGACACCGACGATGGTCACCGGAACATTGGCGGCCGTGACGATCTTACCGACGATCTTCGGATCTCCGCCGAAACGGCGTTTCCAGTATCCAGCGCTGATCACTGCGGCAGCCTGGGCATCCGGCCGGTCGTCGTCTGCGGTCAGTGTCCTGCCCGCCACTGCCTTTACGCCAAGAACGCGAAAGTAATTTCCGGACACAATAAAGGCGGAAGCAATTTCTCCCTGTCCATCGGCAACGACGTTCACGCTGCCCATCGGGGAGAATGCGATCACGTCCACTAACGTTTGATTATTCGCTTGGAACTGCTGGTACATGGGATACGGGAAGGTGGTGCCGGCATCCTCTTCGCCGTCTTTGGCATAACCGTACTCGCCGCGGCTCGTCAGCGCGTCATTCTTTCCGATCCACCGGAATCGCACCAGCTCGTCCGGTTTATTCACCGGAACCTTTTGCAGTAACAGACCATTGATCCCGCTGAAAATGGCGGCATTCGCGCCGATGCCGAGCGCAAGGATGATGACGGCAACGATGGTGAAGCCGGGATTCCGGCTCAACATCCGCAGACCAAAGCGCACATCCTGGAGCAGCGATTCGACGGCGTTCCCGGCCCAGACATCGCGGGTATTCTCCGCCACCAGATCTACGCTCCCGAGTTCCCTCAGCGCATTCGTGCGTGCCGCTTCCGGTGATTCGCCGGCCGCGATCCGCCGTTGGGTCTCCATCGCGAGATGCGACCGAATTTCCTCATCCAGATCTGCGTGCAACTGCCGGCGGCCGAAGAGATCCAACCATTTCAGACGTAAACGTTGCCAGTCCACTGCCTGCCTCCTTTAGCCCGGCGTGCGCACCAGAGAAACAGCCTTTACCAGGAGGTCCCACTTCGATTCCTCCTGCGACAGATACTTCCGCCCCGCAGCCGTCAGCCGGTAGTACTTGGCCCGTTGATTGTTCCCGGATGTCTTCCACTCCGAGGCCAGCAGCCCTTGCCGTTCGAGCCGGTGAAGCGCCGGATACAAAGAGCCGGCTTCAATGGTGAGCAGTTCTCCGGATCGGGTCCGGATCGCCTGCCCGACGCCGTGTCCGTGCTCGGGACCCCGCTGGAGCGTCTGGAGAATCAGCATGTCGAGCGTGCCTTGCAGGAGGGCGGCCTTTTGCGTTTTACGGGAAGCCATAGAACGTCTAGTACCACGCAGGCCTATAGACTGTCTAGGACTTTTTGAATTCAGGCCCCGCATAAACATTCGGTGCGAGGCGATATCGCTTGAGCTCGCCAGCGCGGCTTGGGGCGTCGTTCCTGACTTATTCGAGGTTTGTTATCGAGGGCCTAAAGCAAAAAAGGGAGAGTGGTGATAGGTTCACCATTCTCCCTTTTTGCCTTTTTTTGCCTTTATAGGCCGGCCTGTGACTTGAGCTTGGCAGCCTTGTCCGTCTTTTCCCAGCTGAACTCGGGTTCATTCCGGCCGAAGTGGCCGTAGCTGGCGGTCTTGCGATAGATCGGCTTGCGCAGATCCAAAGACTCGATGATGCCGCGCGGCGTGAGCTGGAAGTTTTCGCGGATCAGCTCCGCAATCTTATCCTGATCGATTTTGCCGGTGTCGAAGGTATCCACGCTGACCGATACCGGATCCGCTACGCCGATAGCGTATGCCAGCTGGATCTCCGCGCGATCGGCGAGACCGGCCGCCACGACGTTCTTGGCGATGTATCGGGCCATATAACAGGCAGAGCGGTCCACCTTCGTCGGATCCTTACCCGAGAATGCGCCGCCGCCATGCCGGCCCATGCCGCCGTAGCTGTCGACGATGATTTTTCGTCCGGTCAAACCGCAGTCGCCCTGGGGTCCGCCGACGACAAACCGTCCGGTCGGATTGATGTGATATTTCGTTTTGGCATCCAACAGAGCTGTGGGCAGTGTCGGTTTGATGATGTGTTCGAGGATCTCTTCCCGGATCTGGGCGTTCGAGGCTTCGGGTGAATGTTGCGTCGAGATCACGACCGTGTCGATTCGAATCGGTTTGTCCCCGTCATATTCCACGGAAACCTGCGATTTGCCGTCCGGCCGCAGGAAGTTCGGCACGTTGGCCCGCCGCGCATCCGCCAGACGCTTCGTCAGTTTGTGCGCCAGCAGAATCGGCAGCGGCATGAGCTCCGGGCTTTCGTTCGTTGCGTAACCAAACATCAACCCCTGATCTCCGGCGCCGCCCGTGTCCACACCCATCGCAATATCCGGCGATTGGGTATCGACCGAGCACATCACGGCGCACGTTTTAAAGTCAAAACCGTACTCGGCATTGGTATAACCGATACTTTCGACGGTCTTTCGAACAATGGAAGCGTAGTCGATCACGGACTT from Terriglobia bacterium encodes the following:
- a CDS encoding ABC transporter permease; amino-acid sequence: MDWQRLRLKWLDLFGRRQLHADLDEEIRSHLAMETQRRIAAGESPEAARTNALRELGSVDLVAENTRDVWAGNAVESLLQDVRFGLRMLSRNPGFTIVAVIILALGIGANAAIFSGINGLLLQKVPVNKPDELVRFRWIGKNDALTSRGEYGYAKDGEEDAGTTFPYPMYQQFQANNQTLVDVIAFSPMGSVNVVADGQGEIASAFIVSGNYFRVLGVKAVAGRTLTADDDRPDAQAAAVISAGYWKRRFGGDPKIVGKIVTAANVPVTIVGVIAPDFTGIQYAVNHAPDVSFPLAMTAQVSPAIPGRPFLSQGTNWWLQIVGRLKPGTTAQQVQANLETVFENTTHAHLNAYIESLTPEQRETSRNRNRLDVPHLRISSASHGTYDVYSTALRQAGILSVVVVLVLLIVCANVANLLLSRAAARQKEISIRLSIGATRIRLIRQVLTESVLLASMGAVLGMFAAYWGKQLLPGPAAEAPLDWRFFLFVFVLAFAAGVLFGVMPAFRTTADRSGAALKENSRTIVRSNGLLSKSLLVAQVAISLILLIGAGLFMQTLRNLRQADVGFNPNNIVLFEVDPRLNRYDDAKIASRYREILERLQGVPGVRAATFSDIALLTGGQISDDIFVEGRSYPEGPQSAIHHLEVDENFFDVVGIPLLAGRMFTSGDAATAPKVAIFNEAAARKFFPNEGPIGKRCGYSPETKTLLEIVGVVRDAKYDNVRGTSPPTIYVPAWQNQLGPASFEVRTALDPSGFAPVIRDAVREVDPNLAVTKMSTQMEEMDGLFEQERLFARAYTLFGTLSLVIASIGLFGLMSYNVTSRANEIGIRIALGQERSSVVYMVMRESLSLVAIGVLIGLAASWGAGRFISSLLYGLGPNDSLTISLAGLTIIAVSAIAAYLPARRASRVDPMVALHYD
- a CDS encoding PadR family transcriptional regulator, which translates into the protein MASRKTQKAALLQGTLDMLILQTLQRGPEHGHGVGQAIRTRSGELLTIEAGSLYPALHRLERQGLLASEWKTSGNNQRAKYYRLTAAGRKYLSQEESKWDLLVKAVSLVRTPG
- the metK gene encoding methionine adenosyltransferase, producing MIKGRHLFTSESVTEGHPDKVADQISDSILDYVMSQDPMGRVACETLVTTGLALVAGEITTKSVIDYASIVRKTVESIGYTNAEYGFDFKTCAVMCSVDTQSPDIAMGVDTGGAGDQGLMFGYATNESPELMPLPILLAHKLTKRLADARRANVPNFLRPDGKSQVSVEYDGDKPIRIDTVVISTQHSPEASNAQIREEILEHIIKPTLPTALLDAKTKYHINPTGRFVVGGPQGDCGLTGRKIIVDSYGGMGRHGGGAFSGKDPTKVDRSACYMARYIAKNVVAAGLADRAEIQLAYAIGVADPVSVSVDTFDTGKIDQDKIAELIRENFQLTPRGIIESLDLRKPIYRKTASYGHFGRNEPEFSWEKTDKAAKLKSQAGL